Proteins from a genomic interval of Scatophagus argus isolate fScaArg1 chromosome 6, fScaArg1.pri, whole genome shotgun sequence:
- the LOC124060262 gene encoding ephrin type-B receptor 3-like isoform X4, with protein MTMDYFLLLCSLLLPVVSAVEETLMDTKWATTELAWTAHPETGWEEVSGYDDAMNPIRTYQVCNVRELNQNNWLRSDFIPRKDVLRVYVEMKFTVRDCNSIPNIPGSCKETFNLFYYESDSDSATATSPFWMENPYVKVDTIAPDESFSMLESGRVNTKVRSFGPLSKAGFYLAFQDLGACMSLISVRVFYKKCSTTIANFAVFPETATGAEATSLVIAPGTCVPNALEVSVPLKLYCNGDGEWMVPVGACTCSAGFEPAMKDSQCQACSPGTFKSKQGDGFCLPCPANSRASSGASSVCSCRNGYYRSDTDSPDSACTTVPSAPRNVISSVNETSLVLEWSDPRDLGGREDIFYNVICKKCLPERGMCSRCDDNVEISPRHLGLTQRRVAVRNLQAHTQYSFEIQAVNGVSNKSPYTPQFSTVNITTNQAAPSAVPTVHLMAATASTMSLSWLPPEKPNGIILDYEIKYHEKVSGNDQGEAIAHTMTAQRSNARIEGLKAGTPYVVQVRARTVAGYGRYSSPADFSTNLQTDPPKSWQEQLPLIVGSATATLVFIIAVVVIAIVCLRKQRNGSESEYTEKLQQYKSPIVTPGMKVYIDPFTYEDPNEAVREFAKEIDVSCVKIEEVIGAGEFGEVCRGRLKLPGRREIIVAIKTLKVGYTDRQRRDFLSEASIMGQFDHPNIIRLEGVVTKSRPVMIVTEFMENGALDSFLRLNDGQFTVIQLVGMLRGIAAGMKYLSDMNYVHRDLAARNILVNSNLVCKVSDFGLSRFLEDDPTDPTYTSSLGGKIPIRWTAPEAIAYRKFTSASDVWSYGIVMWEVMSYGERPYWDMSNQDVINAVEQDYRLPPPMDCPTALHQLMLDCWVKERNLRPKFTQIVATLDKLIRNAASLKVVTNSTQSTGVSQPLLDRCVPDYTTFTTVGDWLDAIKMSRYRDNFVNAGFASFDLVAQMTAEDLLRIGVTLAGHQKKILGSIQDMRLQMNQTLPVQV; from the exons AGACACTGATGGACACGAAGTGGGCCACGACAGAATTAGCCTGGACTGCACACCCTGAGACTGGG TGGGAAGAGGTGAGCGGCTACGATGACGCCATGAACCCCATCCGGACATACCAAGTCTGCAATGTTCGTGAGCTCAACCAGAACAACTGGCTACGCAGTGACTTCATCCCACGAAAGGATGTGCTGCGCGTATATGTGGAGATGAAATTTACAGTGCGCGACTGCAACAGCATTCCTAACATCCCAGGTTCCTGCAAAGAGACCTTCAACCTCTTCTACTATGAATCTGACTCAGATTCAGCCACAGCCACCAGCCCTTTCTGGATGGAGAACCCTTATGTGAAGGTGGACACTATTGCCCCGGATGAGAGCTTTTCCATGCTTGAGTCTGGACGCGTAAACACAAAAGTCAGAAGTTTTGGGCCATTGTCCAAAGCTGGGTTCTACTTGGCCTTCCAGGACCTCGGTGCTTGCATGTCACTCATCTCAGTTAGGGTCTTTTACAAGAAGTGCTCCACTACCATTGCCAACTTTGCTGTTTTCCCAGAGACAGCAACTGGTGCCGAAGCAACATCCTTAGTTATTGCACCAGGAACTTGCGTCCCCAACGCTCTGGAGGTTTCTGTGCCACTGAAGCTTTATTGCAACGGAGATGGCGAGTGGATGGTTCCTGTGGGAGCCTGCACCTGCTCAGCTGGTTTTGAACCAGCCATGAAGGATAGCCAATGTCAAG CTTGCAGCCCTGGCACCTTCAAGTCCAAACAGGGAGATGGCTTCTGCTTGCCCTGTCCAGCCAACAGCCGCGCCAGCTCAGGAGCATCCAGTGTTTGTTCCTGTCGAAACGGTTACTACCGCTCGGATACAGATTCTCCAGACTCCGCGTGCACCA CTGTTCCTTCGGCACCACGCAATGTCATCTCAAGTGTGAACGAAACCTCGCTTGTGCTGGAATGGAGCGATCCACGTGACTTGGGTGGTCGTGAAGACATCTTCTACAATGTCATCTGTAAGAAGTGTCTGCCGGAGCGAGGAATGTGCTCAAGGTGTGACGACAATGTTGAAATCTCGCCACGCCACCTCGGCCTGACCCAGCGCCGCGTGGCTGTCCGTAACCTACAAGCCCACACACAGTACAGCTTCGAGATCCAGGCGGTCAATGGTGTTTCCAACAAGAGCCCCTATACACCTCAGTTTTCTACAGTGAACATCACCACAAATCAGGCCG CTCCGTCTGCAGTGCCTACAGTTCACCTGATGGCGGCCACAGCGAGTACCATGAGTCTGTCCTGGCTGCCTCCAGAGAAACCCAACGGAATCATTCTGGATTATGAGATTAAGTACCATGAGAAGGTAAGCGGCAAT GATCAGGGTGAGGCCATTGCCCATACCATGACTGCCCAACGCAGCAACGCTCGCATTGAAGGTCTCAAGGCTGGTACGCCTTATGTGGTACAGGTCCGTGCCCGAACAGTGGCTGGTTACGGCCGTTACAGCAGCCCAGCCGACTTCAGCACAAACCTGCAAA CTGATCCTCCAAAGTCATGGCAGGAGCAGCTACCACTCATCGTGGGATCAGCCACCGCCACCTTGGTCTTCATCATTGCAGTTGTGGTCATTGCTATTGTCTGCCTCAG gaagcagagaaaTGGTTCAGAGTCAGAGTACACAGAGAAACTGCAGCAGTACA AATCCCCAATAGTAACGCCGGGAATGAAGGTCTACATTGACCCCTTCACCTATGAGGATCCCAATGAGGCAGTGCGAGAGTTTGCCAAGGAAATCGATGTCTCCTGCGTGAAGATCGAGGAGGTCATCGGCGCAG GAGAGTTTGGGGAAGTGTGCCGCGGTCGGCTCAAGTTGCCTGGGCGCCGGGAGATCATTGTAGCCATCAAGACACTCAAGGTGGGCTACACTGACCGCCAGAGACGAGACTTCCTGTCCGAGGCTTCTATCATGGGCCAGTTCGACCACCCCAACATTATCCGTCTTGAAGGTGTGGTCACCAAGAGCCGCCCAGTGATGATTGTGACTGAGTTCATGGAGAATGGAGCACTAGACTCTTTCCTAAGG CTCAATGACGGTCAGTTCACAGTGATCCAGTTGGTTGGCATGCTGCGTGGTATCGCAGCAGGCATGAAGTATCTGTCAGACATGAACTATGTGCACAGAGACTTGGCTGCCCGTAACATCTTGGTGAACAGTAATCTAGTGTGTAAGGTGTCTGATTTTGGCCTATCTCGCTTTCTGGAGGATGACCCAACAGATCCCACCTATACCAGCTCCCTG GGAGGAAAAATCCCCATTCGCTGGACAGCTCCCGAGGCAATTGCCTATAGGAAGTTCACCTCGGCCAGTGACGTGTGGAGCTACGGCATTGTCATGTGGGAAGTGATGTCGTATGGCGAGCGGCCGTACTGGGACATGAGCAATCAAGAT GTGATAAATGCAGTGGAGCAGGACTATCGACTGCCCCCACCCATGGACTGCCCCACAGCACTGCACCAGCTCATGCTGGACTGCTGGGTGAAAGAGAGGAACCTGCGACCCAAATTCACTCAGATTGTGGCCACGCTGGATAAGCTTATCCGCAATGCTGCCAGCCTTAAGGTGGTCACCAACAGCACACAGTCCACTGG GGTATCTCAGCCCTTGCTTGACCGCTGTGTACCAGACTATACCACTTTCACCACTGTGGGGGACTGGCTGGATGCCATCAAGATGAGCCGCTACCGTGACAACTTCGTCAACGCCGGATTTGCTTCCTTTGACCTGGTGGCCCAGATGACAGCAGA
- the LOC124060262 gene encoding ephrin type-B receptor 3-like isoform X1 has protein sequence MTMDYFLLLCSLLLPVVSAVEETLMDTKWATTELAWTAHPETGWEEVSGYDDAMNPIRTYQVCNVRELNQNNWLRSDFIPRKDVLRVYVEMKFTVRDCNSIPNIPGSCKETFNLFYYESDSDSATATSPFWMENPYVKVDTIAPDESFSMLESGRVNTKVRSFGPLSKAGFYLAFQDLGACMSLISVRVFYKKCSTTIANFAVFPETATGAEATSLVIAPGTCVPNALEVSVPLKLYCNGDGEWMVPVGACTCSAGFEPAMKDSQCQACSPGTFKSKQGDGFCLPCPANSRASSGASSVCSCRNGYYRSDTDSPDSACTTVPSAPRNVISSVNETSLVLEWSDPRDLGGREDIFYNVICKKCLPERGMCSRCDDNVEISPRHLGLTQRRVAVRNLQAHTQYSFEIQAVNGVSNKSPYTPQFSTVNITTNQAAPSAVPTVHLMAATASTMSLSWLPPEKPNGIILDYEIKYHEKVSGNDQGEAIAHTMTAQRSNARIEGLKAGTPYVVQVRARTVAGYGRYSSPADFSTNLQTDPPKSWQEQLPLIVGSATATLVFIIAVVVIAIVCLRKQRNGSESEYTEKLQQYKSPIVTPGMKVYIDPFTYEDPNEAVREFAKEIDVSCVKIEEVIGAGNPPKLLSYRGKTASHLQAIPLEDFTQSGEFGEVCRGRLKLPGRREIIVAIKTLKVGYTDRQRRDFLSEASIMGQFDHPNIIRLEGVVTKSRPVMIVTEFMENGALDSFLRLNDGQFTVIQLVGMLRGIAAGMKYLSDMNYVHRDLAARNILVNSNLVCKVSDFGLSRFLEDDPTDPTYTSSLGGKIPIRWTAPEAIAYRKFTSASDVWSYGIVMWEVMSYGERPYWDMSNQDVINAVEQDYRLPPPMDCPTALHQLMLDCWVKERNLRPKFTQIVATLDKLIRNAASLKVVTNSTQSTGVSQPLLDRCVPDYTTFTTVGDWLDAIKMSRYRDNFVNAGFASFDLVAQMTAEDLLRIGVTLAGHQKKILGSIQDMRLQMNQTLPVQV, from the exons AGACACTGATGGACACGAAGTGGGCCACGACAGAATTAGCCTGGACTGCACACCCTGAGACTGGG TGGGAAGAGGTGAGCGGCTACGATGACGCCATGAACCCCATCCGGACATACCAAGTCTGCAATGTTCGTGAGCTCAACCAGAACAACTGGCTACGCAGTGACTTCATCCCACGAAAGGATGTGCTGCGCGTATATGTGGAGATGAAATTTACAGTGCGCGACTGCAACAGCATTCCTAACATCCCAGGTTCCTGCAAAGAGACCTTCAACCTCTTCTACTATGAATCTGACTCAGATTCAGCCACAGCCACCAGCCCTTTCTGGATGGAGAACCCTTATGTGAAGGTGGACACTATTGCCCCGGATGAGAGCTTTTCCATGCTTGAGTCTGGACGCGTAAACACAAAAGTCAGAAGTTTTGGGCCATTGTCCAAAGCTGGGTTCTACTTGGCCTTCCAGGACCTCGGTGCTTGCATGTCACTCATCTCAGTTAGGGTCTTTTACAAGAAGTGCTCCACTACCATTGCCAACTTTGCTGTTTTCCCAGAGACAGCAACTGGTGCCGAAGCAACATCCTTAGTTATTGCACCAGGAACTTGCGTCCCCAACGCTCTGGAGGTTTCTGTGCCACTGAAGCTTTATTGCAACGGAGATGGCGAGTGGATGGTTCCTGTGGGAGCCTGCACCTGCTCAGCTGGTTTTGAACCAGCCATGAAGGATAGCCAATGTCAAG CTTGCAGCCCTGGCACCTTCAAGTCCAAACAGGGAGATGGCTTCTGCTTGCCCTGTCCAGCCAACAGCCGCGCCAGCTCAGGAGCATCCAGTGTTTGTTCCTGTCGAAACGGTTACTACCGCTCGGATACAGATTCTCCAGACTCCGCGTGCACCA CTGTTCCTTCGGCACCACGCAATGTCATCTCAAGTGTGAACGAAACCTCGCTTGTGCTGGAATGGAGCGATCCACGTGACTTGGGTGGTCGTGAAGACATCTTCTACAATGTCATCTGTAAGAAGTGTCTGCCGGAGCGAGGAATGTGCTCAAGGTGTGACGACAATGTTGAAATCTCGCCACGCCACCTCGGCCTGACCCAGCGCCGCGTGGCTGTCCGTAACCTACAAGCCCACACACAGTACAGCTTCGAGATCCAGGCGGTCAATGGTGTTTCCAACAAGAGCCCCTATACACCTCAGTTTTCTACAGTGAACATCACCACAAATCAGGCCG CTCCGTCTGCAGTGCCTACAGTTCACCTGATGGCGGCCACAGCGAGTACCATGAGTCTGTCCTGGCTGCCTCCAGAGAAACCCAACGGAATCATTCTGGATTATGAGATTAAGTACCATGAGAAGGTAAGCGGCAAT GATCAGGGTGAGGCCATTGCCCATACCATGACTGCCCAACGCAGCAACGCTCGCATTGAAGGTCTCAAGGCTGGTACGCCTTATGTGGTACAGGTCCGTGCCCGAACAGTGGCTGGTTACGGCCGTTACAGCAGCCCAGCCGACTTCAGCACAAACCTGCAAA CTGATCCTCCAAAGTCATGGCAGGAGCAGCTACCACTCATCGTGGGATCAGCCACCGCCACCTTGGTCTTCATCATTGCAGTTGTGGTCATTGCTATTGTCTGCCTCAG gaagcagagaaaTGGTTCAGAGTCAGAGTACACAGAGAAACTGCAGCAGTACA AATCCCCAATAGTAACGCCGGGAATGAAGGTCTACATTGACCCCTTCACCTATGAGGATCCCAATGAGGCAGTGCGAGAGTTTGCCAAGGAAATCGATGTCTCCTGCGTGAAGATCGAGGAGGTCATCGGCGCAGGTAACCCACCAAAGCTCCTGAGCTACAGGGGGAAGACTGCTAGTCACCTCCAGGCCATACCGTTAGAGGACTTCACACAAAGCG GAGAGTTTGGGGAAGTGTGCCGCGGTCGGCTCAAGTTGCCTGGGCGCCGGGAGATCATTGTAGCCATCAAGACACTCAAGGTGGGCTACACTGACCGCCAGAGACGAGACTTCCTGTCCGAGGCTTCTATCATGGGCCAGTTCGACCACCCCAACATTATCCGTCTTGAAGGTGTGGTCACCAAGAGCCGCCCAGTGATGATTGTGACTGAGTTCATGGAGAATGGAGCACTAGACTCTTTCCTAAGG CTCAATGACGGTCAGTTCACAGTGATCCAGTTGGTTGGCATGCTGCGTGGTATCGCAGCAGGCATGAAGTATCTGTCAGACATGAACTATGTGCACAGAGACTTGGCTGCCCGTAACATCTTGGTGAACAGTAATCTAGTGTGTAAGGTGTCTGATTTTGGCCTATCTCGCTTTCTGGAGGATGACCCAACAGATCCCACCTATACCAGCTCCCTG GGAGGAAAAATCCCCATTCGCTGGACAGCTCCCGAGGCAATTGCCTATAGGAAGTTCACCTCGGCCAGTGACGTGTGGAGCTACGGCATTGTCATGTGGGAAGTGATGTCGTATGGCGAGCGGCCGTACTGGGACATGAGCAATCAAGAT GTGATAAATGCAGTGGAGCAGGACTATCGACTGCCCCCACCCATGGACTGCCCCACAGCACTGCACCAGCTCATGCTGGACTGCTGGGTGAAAGAGAGGAACCTGCGACCCAAATTCACTCAGATTGTGGCCACGCTGGATAAGCTTATCCGCAATGCTGCCAGCCTTAAGGTGGTCACCAACAGCACACAGTCCACTGG GGTATCTCAGCCCTTGCTTGACCGCTGTGTACCAGACTATACCACTTTCACCACTGTGGGGGACTGGCTGGATGCCATCAAGATGAGCCGCTACCGTGACAACTTCGTCAACGCCGGATTTGCTTCCTTTGACCTGGTGGCCCAGATGACAGCAGA
- the LOC124060262 gene encoding ephrin type-B receptor 3-like isoform X2 has protein sequence MTMDYFLLLCSLLLPVVSAVEETLMDTKWATTELAWTAHPETGWEEVSGYDDAMNPIRTYQVCNVRELNQNNWLRSDFIPRKDVLRVYVEMKFTVRDCNSIPNIPGSCKETFNLFYYESDSDSATATSPFWMENPYVKVDTIAPDESFSMLESGRVNTKVRSFGPLSKAGFYLAFQDLGACMSLISVRVFYKKCSTTIANFAVFPETATGAEATSLVIAPGTCVPNALEVSVPLKLYCNGDGEWMVPVGACTCSAGFEPAMKDSQCQACSPGTFKSKQGDGFCLPCPANSRASSGASSVCSCRNGYYRSDTDSPDSACTTVPSAPRNVISSVNETSLVLEWSDPRDLGGREDIFYNVICKKCLPERGMCSRCDDNVEISPRHLGLTQRRVAVRNLQAHTQYSFEIQAVNGVSNKSPYTPQFSTVNITTNQAAPSAVPTVHLMAATASTMSLSWLPPEKPNGIILDYEIKYHEKDQGEAIAHTMTAQRSNARIEGLKAGTPYVVQVRARTVAGYGRYSSPADFSTNLQTDPPKSWQEQLPLIVGSATATLVFIIAVVVIAIVCLRKQRNGSESEYTEKLQQYKSPIVTPGMKVYIDPFTYEDPNEAVREFAKEIDVSCVKIEEVIGAGNPPKLLSYRGKTASHLQAIPLEDFTQSGEFGEVCRGRLKLPGRREIIVAIKTLKVGYTDRQRRDFLSEASIMGQFDHPNIIRLEGVVTKSRPVMIVTEFMENGALDSFLRLNDGQFTVIQLVGMLRGIAAGMKYLSDMNYVHRDLAARNILVNSNLVCKVSDFGLSRFLEDDPTDPTYTSSLGGKIPIRWTAPEAIAYRKFTSASDVWSYGIVMWEVMSYGERPYWDMSNQDVINAVEQDYRLPPPMDCPTALHQLMLDCWVKERNLRPKFTQIVATLDKLIRNAASLKVVTNSTQSTGVSQPLLDRCVPDYTTFTTVGDWLDAIKMSRYRDNFVNAGFASFDLVAQMTAEDLLRIGVTLAGHQKKILGSIQDMRLQMNQTLPVQV, from the exons AGACACTGATGGACACGAAGTGGGCCACGACAGAATTAGCCTGGACTGCACACCCTGAGACTGGG TGGGAAGAGGTGAGCGGCTACGATGACGCCATGAACCCCATCCGGACATACCAAGTCTGCAATGTTCGTGAGCTCAACCAGAACAACTGGCTACGCAGTGACTTCATCCCACGAAAGGATGTGCTGCGCGTATATGTGGAGATGAAATTTACAGTGCGCGACTGCAACAGCATTCCTAACATCCCAGGTTCCTGCAAAGAGACCTTCAACCTCTTCTACTATGAATCTGACTCAGATTCAGCCACAGCCACCAGCCCTTTCTGGATGGAGAACCCTTATGTGAAGGTGGACACTATTGCCCCGGATGAGAGCTTTTCCATGCTTGAGTCTGGACGCGTAAACACAAAAGTCAGAAGTTTTGGGCCATTGTCCAAAGCTGGGTTCTACTTGGCCTTCCAGGACCTCGGTGCTTGCATGTCACTCATCTCAGTTAGGGTCTTTTACAAGAAGTGCTCCACTACCATTGCCAACTTTGCTGTTTTCCCAGAGACAGCAACTGGTGCCGAAGCAACATCCTTAGTTATTGCACCAGGAACTTGCGTCCCCAACGCTCTGGAGGTTTCTGTGCCACTGAAGCTTTATTGCAACGGAGATGGCGAGTGGATGGTTCCTGTGGGAGCCTGCACCTGCTCAGCTGGTTTTGAACCAGCCATGAAGGATAGCCAATGTCAAG CTTGCAGCCCTGGCACCTTCAAGTCCAAACAGGGAGATGGCTTCTGCTTGCCCTGTCCAGCCAACAGCCGCGCCAGCTCAGGAGCATCCAGTGTTTGTTCCTGTCGAAACGGTTACTACCGCTCGGATACAGATTCTCCAGACTCCGCGTGCACCA CTGTTCCTTCGGCACCACGCAATGTCATCTCAAGTGTGAACGAAACCTCGCTTGTGCTGGAATGGAGCGATCCACGTGACTTGGGTGGTCGTGAAGACATCTTCTACAATGTCATCTGTAAGAAGTGTCTGCCGGAGCGAGGAATGTGCTCAAGGTGTGACGACAATGTTGAAATCTCGCCACGCCACCTCGGCCTGACCCAGCGCCGCGTGGCTGTCCGTAACCTACAAGCCCACACACAGTACAGCTTCGAGATCCAGGCGGTCAATGGTGTTTCCAACAAGAGCCCCTATACACCTCAGTTTTCTACAGTGAACATCACCACAAATCAGGCCG CTCCGTCTGCAGTGCCTACAGTTCACCTGATGGCGGCCACAGCGAGTACCATGAGTCTGTCCTGGCTGCCTCCAGAGAAACCCAACGGAATCATTCTGGATTATGAGATTAAGTACCATGAGAAG GATCAGGGTGAGGCCATTGCCCATACCATGACTGCCCAACGCAGCAACGCTCGCATTGAAGGTCTCAAGGCTGGTACGCCTTATGTGGTACAGGTCCGTGCCCGAACAGTGGCTGGTTACGGCCGTTACAGCAGCCCAGCCGACTTCAGCACAAACCTGCAAA CTGATCCTCCAAAGTCATGGCAGGAGCAGCTACCACTCATCGTGGGATCAGCCACCGCCACCTTGGTCTTCATCATTGCAGTTGTGGTCATTGCTATTGTCTGCCTCAG gaagcagagaaaTGGTTCAGAGTCAGAGTACACAGAGAAACTGCAGCAGTACA AATCCCCAATAGTAACGCCGGGAATGAAGGTCTACATTGACCCCTTCACCTATGAGGATCCCAATGAGGCAGTGCGAGAGTTTGCCAAGGAAATCGATGTCTCCTGCGTGAAGATCGAGGAGGTCATCGGCGCAGGTAACCCACCAAAGCTCCTGAGCTACAGGGGGAAGACTGCTAGTCACCTCCAGGCCATACCGTTAGAGGACTTCACACAAAGCG GAGAGTTTGGGGAAGTGTGCCGCGGTCGGCTCAAGTTGCCTGGGCGCCGGGAGATCATTGTAGCCATCAAGACACTCAAGGTGGGCTACACTGACCGCCAGAGACGAGACTTCCTGTCCGAGGCTTCTATCATGGGCCAGTTCGACCACCCCAACATTATCCGTCTTGAAGGTGTGGTCACCAAGAGCCGCCCAGTGATGATTGTGACTGAGTTCATGGAGAATGGAGCACTAGACTCTTTCCTAAGG CTCAATGACGGTCAGTTCACAGTGATCCAGTTGGTTGGCATGCTGCGTGGTATCGCAGCAGGCATGAAGTATCTGTCAGACATGAACTATGTGCACAGAGACTTGGCTGCCCGTAACATCTTGGTGAACAGTAATCTAGTGTGTAAGGTGTCTGATTTTGGCCTATCTCGCTTTCTGGAGGATGACCCAACAGATCCCACCTATACCAGCTCCCTG GGAGGAAAAATCCCCATTCGCTGGACAGCTCCCGAGGCAATTGCCTATAGGAAGTTCACCTCGGCCAGTGACGTGTGGAGCTACGGCATTGTCATGTGGGAAGTGATGTCGTATGGCGAGCGGCCGTACTGGGACATGAGCAATCAAGAT GTGATAAATGCAGTGGAGCAGGACTATCGACTGCCCCCACCCATGGACTGCCCCACAGCACTGCACCAGCTCATGCTGGACTGCTGGGTGAAAGAGAGGAACCTGCGACCCAAATTCACTCAGATTGTGGCCACGCTGGATAAGCTTATCCGCAATGCTGCCAGCCTTAAGGTGGTCACCAACAGCACACAGTCCACTGG GGTATCTCAGCCCTTGCTTGACCGCTGTGTACCAGACTATACCACTTTCACCACTGTGGGGGACTGGCTGGATGCCATCAAGATGAGCCGCTACCGTGACAACTTCGTCAACGCCGGATTTGCTTCCTTTGACCTGGTGGCCCAGATGACAGCAGA